TCAATCCGTTCAAGCTCGCGCTGCGAAACCGGCAGCCGCAAATCGGCCTGTGGCTGGGTCTGGCCGACGCCTACAGCGCCGAACTATGCGCCGGCGCAGGCTTCGACTGGTTGCTGATCGACGGCGAGCATTCGCCGAACGACCTCAAGAGCATCCTGGCGCAGTTGCAGGCGATCGCGCCGTACCCGTCGCATGCGATCGCGCGCGTGCCGGTCGGGCACGGTCATGTCGGCCAGGCGCTGATCAAGCAGTACCTGGACCTGGGCGCGCAGACGCTGCTGGTGCCGATGGTCGACACGCCGCAGCAGGCGGCCGCCGTGGTTCGATCCATGCGCTACCCGCAAAGCGACGGCAACGGTGGCATCCGCGGCATGGGCGGCGCGCGCGCATCGCGCTGGGGGCGTTACCCGGCCTATGTGCGCGAAGCGAACGAGCAGGTCTGCCTGCTGGTGCAGATCGAGTCGCGCGAAGCGCTGGC
This genomic interval from Burkholderiaceae bacterium contains the following:
- a CDS encoding 2,4-dihydroxyhept-2-ene-1,7-dioic acid aldolase yields the protein MKTPVNPFKLALRNRQPQIGLWLGLADAYSAELCAGAGFDWLLIDGEHSPNDLKSILAQLQAIAPYPSHAIARVPVGHGHVGQALIKQYLDLGAQTLLVPMVDTPQQAAAVVRSMRYPQSDGNGGIRGMGGARASRWGRYPAYVREANEQVCLLVQIESREALANLEAIAAVDGVDGIFIGPADLSASLGHPGDPGHPDAQAAIDDAIARIVRTGRAAGILSTDEALARHYLQLGATFVAVGLDTNLLMRGTSVLVAKFKSGMSAAPASKVY